A stretch of Betaproteobacteria bacterium DNA encodes these proteins:
- the nusB gene encoding transcription antitermination factor NusB, which translates to MTSAEALPKRRVPARGGRRRSRELALQGLYQWLLNDTSAADLLEQLRAGEEHAQADDAYLAILIKGTTAQAVALRGKLVPHLDREVQQLSPVEHAILLLGAYELHACPDVPYKVVINEAVELAKIFGGTDGHKYINGVLDRLAPELRPNEPGLSRS; encoded by the coding sequence ATGACGAGTGCTGAGGCGCTGCCTAAGCGGCGCGTGCCGGCGAGAGGCGGGCGCCGGCGCTCGCGCGAGCTGGCATTGCAGGGCTTGTACCAGTGGTTGCTCAACGATACTTCCGCCGCGGACTTGCTGGAGCAATTGCGAGCGGGTGAAGAACATGCCCAAGCGGACGATGCGTACTTGGCCATACTGATCAAGGGGACCACCGCGCAAGCGGTTGCCTTGCGCGGCAAGCTGGTTCCCCATCTGGATCGCGAAGTTCAGCAGTTGAGCCCGGTGGAGCATGCCATCTTGTTGCTGGGTGCCTACGAGCTTCATGCATGTCCCGATGTGCCCTACAAGGTTGTCATCAACGAAGCCGTGGAGTTAGCCAAGATTTTCGGCGGCACCGACGGGCACAAATATATCAACGGCGTGCTCGACCGGCTGGCGCCGGAGTTGCGCCCGAACGAACCTGGACTATCGAGAAGTTAG
- a CDS encoding glyoxylate/hydroxypyruvate reductase A has product MALLFYSKIDAQEPWSLVLAKAFPHIEFRAWPQIGAPEDIRYALVWNPPPGLLATLPNLRAILVLGAGVDGLLQDPTLPGRVPVLRLVDAGLKDQMTEYGLYAVLHFHRDMPYYQSRQREGRWQPRAAVPVAHRRVGVMGLGVLGADLARALARMGFQVHGWSRSPRRIEGVAIFQGEQGMREFLGSSQILVNLLPLTPQTQGILNSEIFSRLPAGAAVINLARGGHLVEEDLLAALDSGHLSGAMLDVFQHEPLPRENPLWPHPKVFITPHISAQTVTELAEGQVIENIRRIERGEPPHGVVYPDRGY; this is encoded by the coding sequence GTGGCGCTTCTGTTCTACAGCAAGATCGACGCGCAAGAACCTTGGAGCCTGGTGTTGGCGAAGGCTTTTCCCCATATCGAGTTCAGGGCCTGGCCGCAAATTGGGGCTCCCGAAGATATTCGTTATGCCTTGGTGTGGAATCCCCCTCCTGGCTTGCTCGCAACGCTTCCCAACTTGAGGGCGATCCTGGTCTTGGGTGCTGGCGTGGACGGGCTGTTGCAGGATCCCACGTTGCCGGGGCGGGTGCCGGTCCTGCGCTTGGTGGATGCCGGTCTCAAGGACCAGATGACGGAGTATGGTCTTTACGCCGTGCTGCATTTCCACCGCGACATGCCCTACTACCAAAGCAGGCAGCGCGAGGGACGCTGGCAGCCCAGAGCGGCAGTTCCGGTCGCGCACCGCCGCGTGGGGGTGATGGGGTTGGGCGTGCTAGGCGCGGACTTGGCGCGTGCCCTGGCAAGAATGGGATTTCAGGTCCACGGCTGGAGCCGTTCGCCGCGCCGGATCGAGGGCGTGGCGATATTTCAGGGCGAGCAAGGCATGCGGGAATTTCTTGGGAGCAGCCAGATCCTCGTCAACCTGTTGCCGCTGACACCACAGACGCAGGGTATCCTCAACTCCGAGATTTTTTCGCGGTTGCCTGCTGGCGCCGCGGTCATCAACTTGGCGCGCGGCGGGCATCTGGTGGAAGAAGATTTATTGGCGGCCCTCGATAGCGGGCACCTAAGCGGCGCGATGCTGGACGTGTTCCAGCACGAGCCCTTGCCAAGGGAGAACCCGCTTTGGCCGCACCCGAAGGTCTTCATCACCCCGCATATTTCGGCGCAGACGGTCACTGAGTTGGCGGAAGGCCAGGTGATCGAGAACATTCGCAGAATCGAGCGCGGCGAGCCGCCGCATGGTGTGGTGTACCCGGATCGGGGATACTGA
- the thpR gene encoding RNA 2',3'-cyclic phosphodiesterase, which produces MPAVDQQRLFFALWPDDLCRERMVREAKKLHEVFGGRITRRESIHMTLVFLGEISADQAQAMHATGERTRMQSFSLHMAGAGCWAHNRIAWLAPAVTPEPLARLVKDLRRNARDAGIVIERRPFTPHVSLLRNAQCRPVETKIPLFEWRVQDFVLVRSRRDAGTSHYEILARWPADGIT; this is translated from the coding sequence ATGCCGGCGGTTGACCAGCAACGGTTGTTCTTCGCTCTGTGGCCGGACGACTTGTGCCGCGAGCGGATGGTCCGGGAGGCGAAAAAACTGCACGAGGTTTTTGGCGGGCGAATTACCCGCCGCGAATCCATACACATGACCTTGGTGTTTCTAGGCGAGATATCCGCGGATCAAGCGCAAGCGATGCACGCAACTGGCGAGCGTACAAGGATGCAAAGTTTCTCCTTGCACATGGCGGGCGCGGGATGCTGGGCGCACAACCGCATCGCTTGGCTCGCTCCCGCCGTTACACCCGAACCGCTCGCGCGGCTGGTGAAAGACCTGCGCCGTAACGCGCGCGACGCTGGGATCGTGATCGAACGGCGACCCTTCACGCCCCACGTGAGCTTGTTGCGCAATGCGCAGTGCCGCCCGGTGGAAACCAAGATCCCGCTTTTTGAATGGCGCGTGCAAGATTTCGTGCTGGTGCGCTCGCGGCGCGACGCCGGTACATCCCATTACGAAATACTGGCTCGCTGGCCGGCAGACGGGATCACTTAA
- a CDS encoding 6,7-dimethyl-8-ribityllumazine synthase codes for MANFEGIKELEASIEGDGLRIGIVTSRFNGEITEGLLNACIEELNKLGVPPGNITMASVAGALEIPLALQRMAHTDLFDALVALGAVVRGETYHFEIVANNSAQGVSTVQMETGVPIANGILTTDDEDQALARMSAKGAEAGRVAVEMANLLRQIDDEC; via the coding sequence GTGGCGAATTTTGAAGGCATTAAAGAGTTGGAAGCATCCATCGAGGGCGATGGACTGCGAATCGGTATCGTGACCAGCCGTTTCAATGGCGAGATCACCGAAGGGCTACTCAATGCCTGCATCGAGGAATTGAACAAACTAGGCGTGCCCCCGGGCAATATCACGATGGCCAGCGTGGCGGGCGCCTTGGAAATTCCCTTGGCGTTGCAGCGGATGGCGCACACGGATCTCTTCGACGCGCTAGTGGCGCTGGGCGCGGTAGTCCGCGGCGAGACCTATCACTTCGAAATCGTGGCCAATAATTCTGCACAAGGAGTGAGCACGGTGCAAATGGAAACAGGCGTGCCCATCGCCAACGGTATCCTCACCACGGACGATGAAGACCAAGCGCTCGCCCGCATGAGCGCCAAGGGCGCGGAAGCCGGCCGGGTAGCGGTGGAGATGGCTAACTTACTGAGGCAAATCGATGACGAGTGCTGA
- a CDS encoding 2-C-methyl-D-erythritol 2,4-cyclodiphosphate synthase — translation MRVGHGYDVHRLAVGRRLVIAGVDIPHDRGLLGHSDADVLVHALCDALLGAAALGDIGTHFPDSDARYAQADSRGLLREVASMLGARGYRVSNVDSTVIAQRPKLGPYIAAMVANIAADLGVDASQVSVKAKTNEGIGHLGRAEGIAAHAVALIENAGG, via the coding sequence TTGCGCGTTGGTCACGGCTACGATGTACACCGGCTGGCAGTGGGCCGCAGGCTGGTCATCGCGGGCGTGGACATTCCACATGATCGCGGCTTGCTGGGGCACTCCGATGCCGATGTGCTCGTCCACGCCCTGTGCGACGCGCTGCTCGGAGCTGCGGCGCTGGGAGATATCGGGACGCACTTTCCCGATAGCGACGCGCGCTACGCGCAAGCCGATAGCCGGGGGCTGTTAAGAGAGGTTGCCAGCATGCTAGGCGCTCGCGGCTATCGCGTGAGTAATGTGGATAGCACGGTGATCGCGCAAAGACCCAAGCTTGGCCCGTACATCGCGGCCATGGTTGCCAATATCGCCGCGGACCTTGGAGTGGACGCCTCGCAGGTCAGCGTCAAGGCCAAGACCAACGAGGGTATCGGCCACCTGGGACGTGCCGAGGGTATCGCGGCGCACGCGGTGGCGCTCATCGAGAATGCCGGCGGTTGA